A single genomic interval of Hafnia alvei harbors:
- a CDS encoding DUF494 family protein, translating to MFDVLMYLFETYIHTASGMQVDQDKLTDDLTRAGFEREDIYSALGWLEKLAMMQEADAMPYISCADPHVMRIYTDDEAMRLDCACRGFLLFLEQIQVLTPETREMVIDRVMALDADQFDLEDLKWVVLMVLFNVPGHEHAYEQMEELLFEVNEGYLH from the coding sequence ATGTTCGACGTATTAATGTACCTGTTTGAAACCTATATACACACAGCATCTGGGATGCAGGTTGATCAAGATAAGTTAACCGATGATTTAACGCGTGCGGGGTTTGAGCGGGAAGATATATATAGCGCCCTCGGTTGGTTAGAAAAACTTGCTATGATGCAAGAGGCTGACGCTATGCCGTATATTTCATGCGCAGACCCCCATGTCATGCGCATTTATACGGATGATGAGGCCATGCGCCTTGATTGTGCTTGCCGAGGGTTTCTGCTTTTTCTTGAACAAATACAGGTGTTAACTCCAGAAACAAGAGAAATGGTCATTGATCGTGTGATGGCGCTGGATGCGGATCAGTTCGATCTTGAAGACTTGAAATGGGTAGTGCTGATGGTTTTGTTTAATGTACCCGGCCATGAGCACGCCTATGAACAGATGGAAGAACTGCTGTTTGAAGTTAACGAGGGTTACCTGCACTAA
- the dprA gene encoding DNA-protecting protein DprA: MDVQEIWLRLSRLQKVSLPQCFAIVQHCSEGKPNVLLLRKLGLTENQAQKFLAAEHIEADLNWLSQQENELISCDDLRYPEKLKNIASPPPVLFVKGNAECLSQTQIAIVGSRRYSDYGETCATYFSSELSAAGLVITSGLALGIDGIAHRACLETQGTTIAVLGCGIARLYPACHEHLASRIVANHGAIVSEFPPSTKARAEYFPRRNRIISGLSEGVLIVEAAEKSGTLITARCALEQGKDVFAIPGSIDNLQSAGSNWLIQQGAYLVAHPKDIIEQIGGLHWLPSPSPEIIYPEQDVAELPFAEVLANVEYEVTSVDVVAERVGQPVPEIAVALLDLELAGWIKAVSGGYVRLKRASHVRRINVPV; encoded by the coding sequence ATGGATGTTCAGGAAATATGGCTCCGGCTGAGTCGACTGCAAAAAGTTTCTTTGCCGCAGTGTTTTGCTATTGTGCAGCATTGTTCTGAAGGCAAACCAAACGTTCTCTTGCTGCGAAAACTGGGGTTGACTGAGAACCAAGCGCAGAAATTTCTAGCAGCTGAACATATTGAGGCCGACCTGAACTGGCTTAGCCAGCAGGAAAACGAGCTCATTAGCTGTGATGATCTTCGGTATCCAGAAAAACTGAAAAATATTGCGAGCCCACCGCCGGTTTTATTTGTGAAGGGAAACGCAGAGTGTCTCTCTCAGACCCAAATTGCTATCGTAGGTAGTCGGCGTTATAGCGACTATGGCGAAACATGCGCGACCTATTTTTCCAGTGAGCTTTCAGCTGCGGGGCTAGTAATAACCAGCGGTCTTGCATTAGGTATTGATGGCATTGCGCATCGCGCATGCCTGGAAACTCAGGGAACAACCATTGCTGTACTGGGTTGTGGAATAGCGCGGCTTTATCCTGCCTGTCACGAACATCTTGCGTCACGCATTGTGGCAAACCACGGTGCAATTGTTTCTGAATTTCCTCCCAGCACCAAAGCCAGAGCGGAGTATTTCCCGCGTCGGAACCGTATTATTAGTGGGTTGAGTGAGGGAGTGCTGATTGTTGAGGCCGCAGAGAAAAGTGGCACGCTGATAACTGCTCGTTGTGCCCTCGAGCAGGGAAAGGATGTATTTGCTATCCCTGGTTCTATTGATAACCTGCAAAGCGCAGGTTCCAATTGGCTGATTCAGCAGGGTGCTTATTTAGTGGCGCATCCTAAGGATATTATTGAACAAATTGGTGGCCTGCATTGGTTACCAAGCCCTAGCCCAGAAATTATTTATCCTGAGCAAGACGTTGCGGAATTGCCATTTGCCGAGGTGTTGGCTAACGTAGAATATGAGGTGACATCTGTTGACGTCGTCGCCGAACGTGTCGGCCAACCTGTGCCAGAGATCGCGGTGGCTTTGCTCGATCTGGAGTTAGCAGGATGGATTAAAGCTGTGTCCGGCGGCTATGTCCGACTGAAGAGGGCTAGCCATGTTCGACGTATTAATGTACCTGTTTGA
- the def gene encoding peptide deformylase, whose protein sequence is MAVLQVLHFPDERLRTVAQPVKEVTPEIQRIVDDMFDTMYAEEGIGLAATQVDVHQRIIVIDVSENHDQRLVLINPELLSSEGETGIEEGCLSVPEHRALVPRAERVKIRALDREGKPFELEADDLLAICIQHEMDHLIGKLFVDYLSPLKRQRIRQKLEKLYKQQTRG, encoded by the coding sequence ATGGCGGTATTGCAGGTATTACATTTCCCCGATGAGCGGCTCCGCACAGTGGCGCAGCCGGTAAAAGAAGTCACACCAGAAATTCAGCGTATCGTTGATGACATGTTTGACACCATGTACGCAGAAGAAGGTATTGGTCTGGCTGCCACCCAGGTAGACGTTCACCAGCGTATTATCGTCATTGATGTGTCTGAAAACCACGATCAGCGCTTAGTTCTGATCAATCCAGAATTACTCTCCAGCGAAGGTGAAACGGGTATTGAAGAGGGTTGCCTCTCTGTTCCTGAGCATCGTGCATTAGTTCCACGCGCTGAGCGAGTCAAAATTCGTGCTCTCGATCGTGAAGGTAAACCTTTCGAGCTTGAAGCAGACGATCTGCTCGCTATCTGTATTCAGCATGAAATGGATCATTTGATCGGAAAATTATTTGTCGATTACCTCTCGCCTCTGAAGCGTCAGCGTATCCGTCAGAAACTGGAGAAGCTGTATAAACAGCAAACCAGAGGCTAA